The Saccharopolyspora gregorii genomic interval AGCGCCTCCACCTGGATGGCCACCAGGAACACCGAGGACGAGGACGGCGCCCAGTACACCTCGACCAGCCGCTCCGGCGACTTGCGCAGGTCGTCGGCGTTGGTGCAGTCGGTGCGGTGCACGCTGACCCCGCCGCCACGGGTGACGAAGCCCAGGATCTCGTCGCCCGGCACGGGGGTGCAGCAGCGGGCGAGCTTGGACCACACGTCCCCGGCGTCCTTGACCACGACCCCGGAGTCGCCGGTGCTGCGGCGGCGCTGCTGCACGGTGGACGGGGTGGAGCGCTCGGCGATCTCGTCCTCGGCCTGCTCCACGCCGCCGATCAGCGCGACGAGCCGCTGCACCAGGTGGTGCGCGGAGACCTGCCGCTCCCCCACCGCCGCGTACAGCGCGGTGACGTCCACGTAGTGCAGTTCGCGGGCGACGGCGGCGATGGAGTCGGCGGTGACGAGGCGCTGCACCGGGAGCCCGAGCCGCCGGATCTCCTTGGTGATCGCCTCCTTGCCGTGCTCGATGGCCTCTTCGCGGCGTTCCTTCGCGAACCACTGCTTGATCTTCGCCTTGGCCCGCGGCGAGGCGACGAACGACAGCCAGTCCCGGCTGGGGCCAGAGCCCTCCGCCTTGGAGGTGAAGATCTCGACGACCTCGCCGTTCTCCAGCTTCCGCTCCAGCGCGACCAGCCGGCCGTTGACGCGGGAGCCGATGCAGCGGTGCCCCACCTCGGTGTGCACCGCGTAGGCGAAGTCGACCGGCGTCGACCCGGACGGCAACGTGATCACATCGCCCTTGGGGGTGAACACGAAGATCTCGCGGGTGGCGAGGTCGTAGCGCAGCGATTCCAGGAACTCGCCCGGGTCGGCGGCCTCCCGCTGCCAGTCCAGCAGCTGGCGCATCCAGGCCATGTCGTCGACCTCGACGCCGGCCTGCCCGCCGCTGCCGTTGCGGCCCTTCGTCTCCTTGTAGCGCCAGTGCGCGGCGATGCCGTACTCGGCGGTGCGGTGCATCTCGCTGGTGCGGATCTGCACTTCCAGCGGCTTGCCCTCGGGGCCGATGACGGTGGTGTGCAGCGACTGGTAGACGCCGAAGCGGGGCTGGGCGATGTAGTCCTTGAACCGGCCGGGCATCGGCTGCCACAGCGCGTGCACCACGCCCATCGCGGCGTAGCAGTCGCGCACCTCGTCGACGAGGATCCGCACGCCCACCAGGTCGTGGATGTCGTCGAAGTCGCGGCCGCGGACGATCATCTTCTGGTGGATCGAGTAGTAGTGCTTCGGGCGCCCTTCGACCTTCGCGGCCAGCCGCGCGGTCTCCAGCTGCCCGGAGAGCTCGTCGGTGACGGTGCGCAGGTAGGTGTCCCGGGACGGGGCGCGGTTGGCGACGAGCCGCACGATCTCGTCGTACTTCTTCGGCTGCAGGATGGCGAAGGCCAGGTCCTCCAGCTCCCACTTGATGGTGGCCATGCCCAGCCGGTGCGCGAGCGGCGCGAGCACTTCGAGGGTTTCGCGGGCCTTGCGGGCCTGCTTCTCCGGCGGCAGGAAGCGCATGGTGCGCATGTTGTGCAGCCGGTCGGCCAGCTTGATCACGAGGACGCGGGGGTCGCGGGCCATCGCGATGATCATCTTGCGGATGGTCTCGGCCTCGGCGGCAGCGCCGAGCTTCACCTTGTCCAGCTTCGTGACGCCGTCGACCAGGTGCGACACCTCGTCGCCGAAGTCCGCGCTGAGGTGCTCCACCGAGTAGTCGGTGTCCTCGACCGTGTCGTGCAGCAGCGCCGCCACCAGCGTCGTGGTGTCCATGCCCAGCTCACCCAGGATGGTGGCGACGGCCAGCGGATGGGTGATGTACGGGTCACCCGATTTGCGGCGTTGGTGGCTGTGCTTGTCCTCGGCCACGTCGTAGGCCCGCTGCAGCAGCGCCAGATCCGCGTGCGGGTGCAGCTCGCGGTGCACCGCGGCCAGCGGTTCGAGCACTTGCTTGACCTCCGCGGCGCGCTGCGCCGTGATCCGTCTGGCCAAGCGGGCGCGCACCCGCCTGGTCGCCGAGGCGGGACGCACCTGCTCGGTTGCTGCTGGGGCAGGAGACTCGACGTCTTGGCTCACCGCGCGCTCCCGGGCATGGAGGGGACGTTGCACCCGGATCTTGAAGTGGTCACGACCCGGGCATCGAGAATAACGCCGTTCGGGCTATCACCCTTCCCCGGCCGTCCCCCGAAACGTTGAACGGTCACTCTCAGCTTCGAGTCGACGGGAAAACTTCACCAGGACCGATCAGCCGGGCCGAAGATCCTCACACCGCCAGCAGCGCCTGCACGTCCGAATCCATCCGGTCCCGGCCGCCGAGCGCAGTGAGCTCCAGCACCACGGACGAGGCCACCACCTTCGCGCCGGCGCGGCCGAGCAGCTCGCAGGCCGCGCGCAGCGTGCCGCCGGTGGCCAGCACGTCGTCCACCACGAGAACCCGCTGACCAGCACTGATGGTGGCCGCCGGGAGCTCCAGGCTCGCCGAGCCGTATTCCAGCTGGTAGTCCACGCGGTCGGCGACCTCCGGCAGCTTGCCCGGCTTCCGCAAACCCACGACCCCGGTGCCGCGCGCGTGCGCGACGGCGGCACCGAGCAGGAAGCCGCGTGCTTCCACTCCGGCCACCACGTCGAACTCCAGGCCGTCACCGAGCGCGGTCACGACCGCCGCGAACGCCTCCCCGTCGGCCAGCAGCGGGCTGATGTCGCGGAACAGGATCCCGGGCTCCGGGAAGTCCGGGACCTCGCGGATCAGCCGCGCCGCCTGCTCCAGCGCGGGGTGCAGCACCCGCACGCCGTCCGATCCCGCCATCAGCGCCGCTTCTTCCCGGTCGGGCGGCTGGACTTGCCCGCGGGCCGCCGCCGGTTCTGCGGGGCGTCGGAGCGCTTGCCCGCGGCGCTGGACGCGCCGGCCAGGGTCCGCTCCGAGCTCTCCTCGGCCTGCTCGTCCGCCGGCTCGCCGGTCTCCTTCGCGGAACCGCGCTCCCGCCGCTGGGCGACCTTCGCCGCCTGCTGCCGGTACCGGCGGTCCCGCATCTTGAAGTCCACCAGCAGCGGCGTCGCCAGGAAGATCGACGACACCACACCGGCGATCATGCCGACCAGCTGCACCAGCGCCAGGTCCCGCAGCACGCCCACGCCCAGCAGCCAGGCGCCGACCACGAGCAGGCCGATCACCGGCAGCAGCGCGATCACCGAGGTGTTGATGGAGCGCATCAGCGTCTGGTTCACCGCGAGGTTCGCGGCCTCCGGATAGCTGCGGCGGGTCAGGCCGAGCAGCCCGCGGGTGTTCTCCTTCACCTTGTCGAACACCACGACCGTGTCGTACAGCGAGAACCCGAGGATCGTGAGCAGGCCGATCACCGTGCTCGGCGTGACCTCGAAGCCGGTGAGCGCGTAGATGCCCGCGGTGACCACCACGTCGTGCAGCAGCGCGATCAGCGCCGCCACCGCCATCCAGCGCTCGAAGTAGAACGCGAGGAACACCGTCACCAGCACCAGGAACACGCCCAGCGCCAGCAGCGCCTGCTGGGTGATCTCCCCGCCCCAGGTGCCGCTGACCGCGCTGTCGCTGACCGCGGCCGGGCTCGGCTCGCCGTCGGCGCCCAGCGGCTGGAGCCGCTGGAACATCGTCTCCTTGACCTCGGAGACCTGCGCGGTGTTCAGCGACTCGGTTCGGACCTGGATGGTCTGGCTGTTCGCGGTGCCCACCAGCTGCACCGTCTCGGCCGGGTGCCCGAGCGCTTCGGTGAACGCCTCCTGCACCTGGTCCTCGCTGATCGGGCCCTGCGCGCCGACGGCCGGGACCTGCAGCTTGGTGCCGCCCTCGAAGTCGATGCCCAGGTTGAAGCCCTTGAGGCCCATCGCGCCGATGCACACCAGCACCAGCAGCCCGAGGGACACGTACCAGCGCATGCGCTTGCCGACGATGTCGAAGGCGCCGTTGCCGATGTAGAGGCGTTCGAAGACGCTCGCGCGCCGGTTTCCGCCGTCGCCGGCGGTGCTGTGGATGACCACCGTCAGGCCTCCTTCGCGCTGGAAGCACCCCGGGAGCGCGCGGAGCGCTGCTGGGCGGCGTAGCGCTGCGTCGCGCCGAGGCCGGACACCGAGGGCTTGGACAGGAACTTGTTCTTCGACGCCAGCGCCACCAGCGGGTGCGTCACCAGGAACACCACGACGAGGTCGAGCACCGTCGACATGCCGAGGGTGAACGCGAAGCCCTTCACCTGGCCGACCGCGAGCACGTAGAGCACGGCCGCGGCCAGGAAGCTCACCGCGTCGGCGGACAGGATGGTGCGCCGCGCCCGGGTCCACGCCCTGGGCACCGCGGAGCGGAAGGTCCGGCCCTCGCGGATCTCGTCCTTGAGCCGTTCGAAGAACACGATGAACGAGTCGGCGGTGATGCCGATCGCCACGATGAACCCGGCGATGCCCGCCAGGTCGAGGGTGAAGCCGATCCACCGCCCGAGCAGCACGAGCACGCCGTAGACGATGCCGCCGGAGAGCACCAGCGACAGCACCGTGAGCACCCCGAGCAGCCGGTAGTAGGCGAGGCAGTACACCGCGACCAGGAACAGCCCGATGCCACCGGCGATCAGACCGGCTTCCAGCGCGGCCACGCCCATCGTCGCGGACACCGTCTCGGCCTCGGACTGGTCGAACGCCAGCGGCAGCGAGCCGTACTTGAGCACGTCGGCCAGGTCCGTCGCGGTCTGCTGGTTGAAGTCGCCGCTGATGGAGGCGTTGCCGCCGAGCAGCGCCTCGTTGATCCGCGGTGCGGAGACGACCTCGCCGTCGAGCACGAACGCGGCCTGCTGGCCGACGTTGGCGGAGGTGAAGTCCGCCCAGCGCTTGCCGCCGTCACCGGTGAAGTCCAGGCTCACCGTCCAGTTCGGCTCCTGCTGGTTCGGCGGCTGCGCCGCCGCGTTGGCGATGTCGGTGCCTTCCATGAACACCGGCTCCAGCACGTACTTCTGCGCCTTCTGCTGGTCGCAGGCGACCAGCGGGAGCTTCGGGTCGGCGTTGCCGCGCAACGGGTCCTCGACGTTGCAGTCCAGCGCTCCGAGCGCCTCCATCTGCACGTTCGGGTCGGTGCTCTGCCGGGTCTTCTTCGCCTCTTCGATCGCCGCCTGCTGGGCTTCGGGGTCGGCGGGCTGCTGGGCGTGGGCGCCCTGCGGGGCGGTGCCGGAGGGCTGGCCAGGCTGCGGCGGCGGGGCCTGCGCGGGCGCCACCATGTTCGGCACGACCTTGCGGAAGCTCAGCTCCGCGGTCTGGCCGAGCTGCTTGGCCTGGTCGCCGCCCTCACCGGGCACGGTGATCACCAGGTTGGAGCCGTCGAGGTTCACCTCGGAACCGCTGATGCCCATGCCGTTGACGCGGGTCTCGATGATCTGGCGCGCCTGGGCCAGCGACTCCTGCGTCGGCGGCCGGCCGTCCGGGGTGCGCGCGGTGAGCGTCACCCGGGTGCCGCCCTGGAGATCGATGCCCAGCTTCGGGTCGGGCTTCTGATCGCCGGTGAGGAATACCAATCCGTACAACGCCACGACGATCAGCGCGAAGATCGCGAGGTAACGCCCTGGGCGGATCTGCCCGGCCGGAGGTGCCACGGTGCGTCGGTCTCCTGTCCACTGTCTACGGAATGCGGGCGGGACATCGGCACGCGCAGGGCGGAGCGCCCGCGATCTGATGCCCCGGATGATCGGCCGCTCCAGGTGTCCCCGGAACGGCCGTTGATCACAGTACGCGCCCGAACAGCACGAGCACGCCGCACGATCTGGGAAGGCCCGCGACCAGTCTGCCAGGCGGGTGGTGCGGACGGACGCGAGGGGCGGCCGCGCGGGGCCGCGAACTGGGGATATCGCCCGAGTCGGGCGCGGACCGGCGGATCCGGCGGAGTTCGGCGCGGTTCGTAAACCCGCCACGCCGGTGCTCGGCGGAGGTCCGCTTCGGCCGCTCGGCGGAACGCGGGCGTGCCGGGGAGGTGCGCGCGGCTGCGCCGGGGCGCGCGGCGGGCTGGCGTCCCGCGGCTGAGCCGGGGCGCGCGGCGGGCCGGAGTCGCCGCCTGGCGTGGGCGGCGACTCGACGGCTCCGCCGGACAGCCCGCGGTCGGGCCGGTCCGGGAACGCGGCGGCCAGGCCGGTGCGGTCACCGGCCGTACCGGATTCAGCTGGTCTTCTGCTTCTCGATCGGCTCGGCGATCTGCGCGGAGGACTCGGAGGTCGCGTCGGTGGCGTCCTTCTGCTCGCCCTCGGCCTCCTTCGCCTCGGCCGCCGGGGCGGCCTCGTCCTGCTCGGTCGCGGGGGCCTCGGCGGCCTCCTCGGTGGTGACCTTCTCGCGGACGGCGGCACGCACCCAGGTGGTGACGACGCCCGGCGCGATCTCCAGGTCGATGCTGTCGTCCGCGCTGGACACCACGGTGCCGAACAGCCCGGAGGTCGTCATCACCCGGTCACCCGCGGTCAGCGAGTTCTGCAGCTTCTGCTGCTCCTGCACGGCCCGCTTCTGCTTGCGCGCCTGCAAGAACATCGGCACGGCCAGCAGCACGATCAGCAGCGGCAGAAACAAGGATTCGAAAGACATCATGCTCCGTTTCGGCGGACGCCGTGGGATTCGCCCGACCACCAGCCGGGGCGCCCGAATTGTTCGGATGTAGCGCTTCCAGTGTGCCAGCCGTGTCGATGGGCGCGCCGCCGCCCACTGGCCACGCGGGCCGAACCGGGCTTCGGCGGCGGCCATCGGGGCCGTCGACGCCGCGCAGCCTATCGCCCGCGGGGTGGCCGGTCTCACAGCCCACCTGCCGCCGGAACCGCCCCGCGGCGGCCGCTACTCGAACAGCACGGCCTGCGATTCGCCCGGCGCGTGCGGCGGCGGGGTCAGGCCCACGTGCTGCCAGGCGGCGACGGTCGCGACCCGGCCGCGCGAGGTGCGGGCGAGCATCCCCGCGCGCACCAGGTACGGCTCGCAGACCTCCTCGACCGTGCTCGGCTCCTCCCCCACCGCGACGGCGATGGTGGTGATCCCGACCGGACCGCCGTGGAAGGAGCGCACCAGCGCCGAGAGCACCGCGCGGTCCAGCCGGTCCAGGCCGAACTCGTCCACGTCGTAGACCTCCAGCGCGGACCGCGCCACCTCCAGCGTGACCGCGCCGTCGGCGCGCACCTCCGCGTAGTCGCGGACCCGGCGCAGCAGCCGGTTCGCGATGCGGGGCGTCCCCCGGGAGCGGCGGGCGATCTCGACGGCACCGTCCGGGCGCAGGTCCACGCCGAGGATCCCGGCGGAGCGGCGCACCACCAGCTCCAGCTCGGCGGGCGAGTAGAACTCCATGTGCGCGGTGAACCCGAACCGGTCCCGCAGCGGGCCGGTCAGCGTCCCGGACCGGGTGGTGGCGCCGACCAGCGTGAACGGCGCGATCTCCAGCGGGATGCTGGTCGCGCCCGGGCCCTTGCCGACCACGACGTCGACCCGGTAGTCCTCCATCGCCAGGTACAGCATCTCCTCGGCGGGGCGGGCGATGCGGTGGATCTCGTCGATGAACAGCACATCGCCCTCGGCGAGGTTCGACAGCATCGCCGCCAGGTCGCCGGGCCGTTCCAGCGCGGGCCCCGAGGTCACCCGGATCGCGGAGCCCAGCTCCGCCGCCATGATCATCGCGAGGCTGGTCTTGCCGAGCCCGGGCGGGCCGGAGAACAGCACGTGGTCGGGCTGCTCGCGGCGGTTGAGCGCGCCGTGCAGCACCAGTTGCAGCTGCTCGCGCACGCGGGGCTGGCCGACGAACTCGCTGAGCCTGCGCGGGCGCAGCGTGCTCTCCACGTCCTGCTCGGCCGGTTCCTGCTGCGGGTCCAGCGGCGCCTCGCCGGGCAGCGCCTGCCGGGCCGGGAGCTGGCCGGGCAGGAGTCCCGCGTGCGGGTCCTCGTCCTCGTGCGGAGCGCTCATCGCGGGCCCAGCGCGGCCAGCGCCTTGCGCAGCACGGCGGAGGTGTCGGCGGGCGCGCCGTCGGCGGCGAGCACGGCTTCCACGCTCTGCTCGGCCTGCTTCGCGGAGAACCCGAGGCCCACCAGCGCTTCGGCGACCTCGGTGCGGACCCGGCCGCGGTCCGGGGCGCCGGGCAGCTCGCCGGAGCCGTTCCCGGCGAGGGTGCCGACCTTGTCCCGCAGCTCCAGGATCAGCCGCTCGGCGCTCTTCTTCCCGATGCCGGGCACCTGGGTGAGCGTGGTGAGGTTGCCGTCCGCGAGCGCGTGGCACAGCTGGTCCGGCGAGAGCACCGCCAGCGTCGCCAGCGCCAGCCGCGGCCCCACCCCGGACGCGGTCTGCAGCAGCACGAACAGGTCGCGCGCCTCCGGGTCGGCGAAGCCGTACAGGGTCAGCGAGTCCTCCCGCACGACGAGCGTCGTCGCCAGCAGCACCTCCTCGCCGCGGCGCAGCCCCGCGAGCGTGGCGGGCGTGGCGTGCACGGCGTGCCCGAGGCCGCCCACGTCGATCACGGCGTGGTCCAGCCCGATCGAGAGCACCGGCCCGCGTACCGAAGCGATCATCCTGTGAGGTCTCCTCTGCCTGCCGGGGGACGCCGCGCGTCCCGCAGCCGTTGCCGGTGCGCCTTGGCCAGTTCCGCGGCCTTCGCCTCCGCCGCGGCCAGCCGCGAGCTCATCGGCGCCCGCCACAGGTGGCAGACGGCGAGGGCGAGCGCGTCGGCGGCGTCGGCGGGCCGGGGTGCTTCGCTGAGCCCGAGGACCTTGGTGACCATGAGCGTCACCTGCCGCTTGTCCGCGCGACCGGAGCCGCTGATGGCGGCCTTGACCTCGCTCGGCGTGTGGAACGCGACCGGCAGCCCGCGGCGGGCGGCGGCCAGCGCCACCACCCCGGAGGCCTGCGCGGTGCCCATCACCGAGCGCACGTTGTGCTGGCTGAACACCCGCTCGATGGCCACCACCTCGGGCTGGTGCGCGTCCATCCACTGCTCGACGGCGTCGGCGACCGCCTTGAGCCGCATGGGCAGCTCGTCACCGGGCGGGGTGCGCACGACGCCGACGGCGACGCAGGAGATGTGCCGGTTCCGGCCGCCGTCCACCACGCCGATCCCGCAGCGGGTCAGCCCGGGGTCGACTCCCAGCACGCGCACGACTTCCTCCTCGGCCTTCAGCTCACCCGGGAACACCCGTTCGACACTCTAGCGCCCGCGCGGCCCCGCACCCGGCACGACACACCCGATGATCACCCGTCCGCGCGCCGCGCGCCGCACCGCCCCCGCGGTCACGGGCCGTCGACGCCGGGCGTCCACCGCTCCGGGGCGCCGCTCTCGGTCAGCACCGGCTGGTACTCGGCGAACCCGCCGGGCGCGTCCGGTTGCCACGGAAAGGTGCCGTCCGGCGCGGCGACGATCAGCTGCACCGCCGGGAAGTCCGCTCCCTTGTAGACGGCGAACGCGCTGCCCAGGTACTCCGGGTAGTGCCGCTTCGCGATCCGCTCGAAGGTGACCGGGCAGCCCTCCAGGAATCCCGCGTACAGCTGCCCGGGGCTGAACCGCTCGCCGCCGGAGACCCGCGCGACGTAGGTGTCCACCACCGCCTGCGCCACGTCCCGGGGCAGGCCGATCACCACGACCTCGGGTTTGCCGAAGCGTCGCCACGCCCCGACGGAGAACGCGTGGGCGGCGCCGCTGTCGTCCGCCGCCACGTGCACCACGGCGGCGCCGTGCCGCTCCGCGGTGTCCACCAACCACTGCCGCAGCTGCTCTTCCGTCTCCGCCACGGGCGCCATTCTGCCGATTCTCATCCGATCGGGGGAGCCCCGGGGACCGGTGGCGCGGGCCGCGCCGCCGGGTGCCGGCGCGTCCCGCGCGCCGATCAGGCGTTCAGCTCCGCCATGACCTCGTCGGAGGCGTCGAAGTTGGCGTAGACGTTCTGCACGTCGTCGCAGTCCTCCAGCGCGTCGATCAGCTTGAAGACCTTGCGCGCGCCCTCCGCGTCCAGCGGGACGTTCACCGAGGCCAGGAAGCTCAGCTCCGAGGAGTCGTACTCGATCTCGGCCGCCTGCACCGCCTTGCGGACCTCGACCAGGTCGGTCGGCTCGCACAGCACCTCGAAGCTCTCGCCGAGGTCGTTGACCTCCTCGGCACCCGCCTCCAGCACCGCGCCGAGCACGTCGTCCTCGGTGAGCCCGTTCTTCGGCACGATCAGCACGCCGCGCCGGGAGAACATGTACGACACCGAGCCCGCGTCGGCCATCGAACCGCCGTTGCGGGTCATCGCGGTGCGGACCTCGCCCGCGGCGCGGTTCTTGTTGTCGGTGAGGCACTCGACCAGCACCGCGACGCCGTTCGGGCCGTAGCCCTCGTACATCAGGGTCTGCCAGTCGGCGCCGCCGGCCTCTTCGCCGCCACCGCGCTTGCGGGCGCGCTCGATGTTGTCGACCGGCACCGAGTTCTTGCGCGCCTTCTGCATGGCGTCGTAGAGGGTCGGGTTGCCGTCCGGGTCTCCCCCGCCGGTCCGCGCCGCGACCTCCACGTTCTTGATGAGCTTCGCGAAGAGCTTGCCGCGCTTGGCGTCGACGGCGGCCTTCTTGTGCTTGGTGGTGGCCCACTTGGAGTGGCCGCTCATCTTTCCTCCGTCTTTCCACGCCGTCGCAGGCGAGACCCGGGGCCTTCAGCCTGCGCGAACGGTCTGCACGAAATGCCGGTGCACGCGCTCGTCGCCGTGGACCAGTTCCGGGTGGAAGCTGGTGGCGAGCACGCGCCCCTGCTGAACCGCGACGATCCTACCGGCGGCGGCCGGGTCGTCTGATGCGCGCGGGGTGACCTCGGCCAGCACCCGCACCTGCGGGCCGATGCGCTCCACCCACGGGGCGCGGATGAACACCGCGTGCACCGGGCCGTCGACCCCGGCGAAGTCGAGGTCGGCCTCGAACGAATCGACCTGCCTGCCGAACGCGTTGCGGCGCACGGTCATGTCGAGCGCGCCGAGCGGCGTGATGCCCGCTTCGGCACCGCCCAGCACCTCACCGGCCAGCAGCACCATGCCGGCGCAGGAACCGTAGGCGGGCAGGCCGTCGGCGATCCGCTGCCGCAGCGGTTCGAACAGCTCGAAGGAGTGCAACAACCGGCTCGTGGTCGTCGATTCCCCGCCGGGCAGCACGATGCCGTGCAGGTCCGCGAGTTCCTCGGGCCTGCGCACGGGTTTGGCGACCGCGCCGCTGCGGTCGAGGGCGCCGAGGTGTTCGGCGACGCCGCCCTGCAGGGCGAGCACGCCGATGACGGGAGCCGCCGCACCATCCATCACGAGTTCTCCGTTCCTGAGTTCGGCGGGGCCGCTCGACCGGCCCCGACCTGATGGGCCGCCCACCTGCGCTCCGGCGAGGCGCCCGCCTCCTCCGACCGCGCGAGCGGCCCACTCGACCGCGCTGCCCGGTCGAATGGGCCGTTCACCTGGTCCGGGGCCGCGTCACCAGCCGCGCTGGGCGTAGCGCTGGTCCGCCGGGAGGGAGTCGACGTTGAGGCCGACCATCGCCTCGCCGAGCCCGCGGGACACCTTCGCGA includes:
- a CDS encoding YebC/PmpR family DNA-binding transcriptional regulator, giving the protein MSGHSKWATTKHKKAAVDAKRGKLFAKLIKNVEVAARTGGGDPDGNPTLYDAMQKARKNSVPVDNIERARKRGGGEEAGGADWQTLMYEGYGPNGVAVLVECLTDNKNRAAGEVRTAMTRNGGSMADAGSVSYMFSRRGVLIVPKNGLTEDDVLGAVLEAGAEEVNDLGESFEVLCEPTDLVEVRKAVQAAEIEYDSSELSFLASVNVPLDAEGARKVFKLIDALEDCDDVQNVYANFDASDEVMAELNA
- the secD gene encoding protein translocase subunit SecD; this encodes MAPPAGQIRPGRYLAIFALIVVALYGLVFLTGDQKPDPKLGIDLQGGTRVTLTARTPDGRPPTQESLAQARQIIETRVNGMGISGSEVNLDGSNLVITVPGEGGDQAKQLGQTAELSFRKVVPNMVAPAQAPPPQPGQPSGTAPQGAHAQQPADPEAQQAAIEEAKKTRQSTDPNVQMEALGALDCNVEDPLRGNADPKLPLVACDQQKAQKYVLEPVFMEGTDIANAAAQPPNQQEPNWTVSLDFTGDGGKRWADFTSANVGQQAAFVLDGEVVSAPRINEALLGGNASISGDFNQQTATDLADVLKYGSLPLAFDQSEAETVSATMGVAALEAGLIAGGIGLFLVAVYCLAYYRLLGVLTVLSLVLSGGIVYGVLVLLGRWIGFTLDLAGIAGFIVAIGITADSFIVFFERLKDEIREGRTFRSAVPRAWTRARRTILSADAVSFLAAAVLYVLAVGQVKGFAFTLGMSTVLDLVVVFLVTHPLVALASKNKFLSKPSVSGLGATQRYAAQQRSARSRGASSAKEA
- the pdxT gene encoding pyridoxal 5'-phosphate synthase glutaminase subunit PdxT — its product is MDGAAAPVIGVLALQGGVAEHLGALDRSGAVAKPVRRPEELADLHGIVLPGGESTTTSRLLHSFELFEPLRQRIADGLPAYGSCAGMVLLAGEVLGGAEAGITPLGALDMTVRRNAFGRQVDSFEADLDFAGVDGPVHAVFIRAPWVERIGPQVRVLAEVTPRASDDPAAAGRIVAVQQGRVLATSFHPELVHGDERVHRHFVQTVRAG
- a CDS encoding RelA/SpoT family protein; translation: MSQDVESPAPAATEQVRPASATRRVRARLARRITAQRAAEVKQVLEPLAAVHRELHPHADLALLQRAYDVAEDKHSHQRRKSGDPYITHPLAVATILGELGMDTTTLVAALLHDTVEDTDYSVEHLSADFGDEVSHLVDGVTKLDKVKLGAAAEAETIRKMIIAMARDPRVLVIKLADRLHNMRTMRFLPPEKQARKARETLEVLAPLAHRLGMATIKWELEDLAFAILQPKKYDEIVRLVANRAPSRDTYLRTVTDELSGQLETARLAAKVEGRPKHYYSIHQKMIVRGRDFDDIHDLVGVRILVDEVRDCYAAMGVVHALWQPMPGRFKDYIAQPRFGVYQSLHTTVIGPEGKPLEVQIRTSEMHRTAEYGIAAHWRYKETKGRNGSGGQAGVEVDDMAWMRQLLDWQREAADPGEFLESLRYDLATREIFVFTPKGDVITLPSGSTPVDFAYAVHTEVGHRCIGSRVNGRLVALERKLENGEVVEIFTSKAEGSGPSRDWLSFVASPRAKAKIKQWFAKERREEAIEHGKEAITKEIRRLGLPVQRLVTADSIAAVARELHYVDVTALYAAVGERQVSAHHLVQRLVALIGGVEQAEDEIAERSTPSTVQQRRRSTGDSGVVVKDAGDVWSKLARCCTPVPGDEILGFVTRGGGVSVHRTDCTNADDLRKSPERLVEVYWAPSSSSVFLVAIQVEALDRHRLLSDVTKVLADERVNILSASVTTSKDRVAVSRFSFEMGDPKHLGHVLKAVRNIEGVYDVYRVTSAA
- a CDS encoding adenine phosphoribosyltransferase: MAGSDGVRVLHPALEQAARLIREVPDFPEPGILFRDISPLLADGEAFAAVVTALGDGLEFDVVAGVEARGFLLGAAVAHARGTGVVGLRKPGKLPEVADRVDYQLEYGSASLELPAATISAGQRVLVVDDVLATGGTLRAACELLGRAGAKVVASSVVLELTALGGRDRMDSDVQALLAV
- the ruvC gene encoding crossover junction endodeoxyribonuclease RuvC; this translates as MRVLGVDPGLTRCGIGVVDGGRNRHISCVAVGVVRTPPGDELPMRLKAVADAVEQWMDAHQPEVVAIERVFSQHNVRSVMGTAQASGVVALAAARRGLPVAFHTPSEVKAAISGSGRADKRQVTLMVTKVLGLSEAPRPADAADALALAVCHLWRAPMSSRLAAAEAKAAELAKAHRQRLRDARRPPAGRGDLTG
- the ruvB gene encoding Holliday junction branch migration DNA helicase RuvB, whose product is MSAPHEDEDPHAGLLPGQLPARQALPGEAPLDPQQEPAEQDVESTLRPRRLSEFVGQPRVREQLQLVLHGALNRREQPDHVLFSGPPGLGKTSLAMIMAAELGSAIRVTSGPALERPGDLAAMLSNLAEGDVLFIDEIHRIARPAEEMLYLAMEDYRVDVVVGKGPGATSIPLEIAPFTLVGATTRSGTLTGPLRDRFGFTAHMEFYSPAELELVVRRSAGILGVDLRPDGAVEIARRSRGTPRIANRLLRRVRDYAEVRADGAVTLEVARSALEVYDVDEFGLDRLDRAVLSALVRSFHGGPVGITTIAVAVGEEPSTVEEVCEPYLVRAGMLARTSRGRVATVAAWQHVGLTPPPHAPGESQAVLFE
- a CDS encoding DUF4262 domain-containing protein, whose translation is MAPVAETEEQLRQWLVDTAERHGAAVVHVAADDSGAAHAFSVGAWRRFGKPEVVVIGLPRDVAQAVVDTYVARVSGGERFSPGQLYAGFLEGCPVTFERIAKRHYPEYLGSAFAVYKGADFPAVQLIVAAPDGTFPWQPDAPGGFAEYQPVLTESGAPERWTPGVDGP
- the ruvA gene encoding Holliday junction branch migration protein RuvA, which translates into the protein MIASVRGPVLSIGLDHAVIDVGGLGHAVHATPATLAGLRRGEEVLLATTLVVREDSLTLYGFADPEARDLFVLLQTASGVGPRLALATLAVLSPDQLCHALADGNLTTLTQVPGIGKKSAERLILELRDKVGTLAGNGSGELPGAPDRGRVRTEVAEALVGLGFSAKQAEQSVEAVLAADGAPADTSAVLRKALAALGPR
- the secF gene encoding protein translocase subunit SecF; this encodes MTVVIHSTAGDGGNRRASVFERLYIGNGAFDIVGKRMRWYVSLGLLVLVCIGAMGLKGFNLGIDFEGGTKLQVPAVGAQGPISEDQVQEAFTEALGHPAETVQLVGTANSQTIQVRTESLNTAQVSEVKETMFQRLQPLGADGEPSPAAVSDSAVSGTWGGEITQQALLALGVFLVLVTVFLAFYFERWMAVAALIALLHDVVVTAGIYALTGFEVTPSTVIGLLTILGFSLYDTVVVFDKVKENTRGLLGLTRRSYPEAANLAVNQTLMRSINTSVIALLPVIGLLVVGAWLLGVGVLRDLALVQLVGMIAGVVSSIFLATPLLVDFKMRDRRYRQQAAKVAQRRERGSAKETGEPADEQAEESSERTLAGASSAAGKRSDAPQNRRRPAGKSSRPTGKKRR
- the yajC gene encoding preprotein translocase subunit YajC, whose protein sequence is MSFESLFLPLLIVLLAVPMFLQARKQKRAVQEQQKLQNSLTAGDRVMTTSGLFGTVVSSADDSIDLEIAPGVVTTWVRAAVREKVTTEEAAEAPATEQDEAAPAAEAKEAEGEQKDATDATSESSAQIAEPIEKQKTS